One region of Oryza sativa Japonica Group chromosome 5, ASM3414082v1 genomic DNA includes:
- the LOC136356697 gene encoding berberine bridge enzyme-like 23, with translation MARGQRDAPSGTVGVDGFLSGSGFGLMLRMHGLASDLVVDATMVNAEGEAPRQGRHGGGPLLGHPRWQRRELLRVVVQNQNAQFESLYLGSRYTPWPRRRHGRHLPELGVTASDCIEMMWIQSMLYFAFYGTGKPLEMLLDRGTSKQGKYLKAKSDSDGAGLLILDPYGGEMVRVAPAVTPFPHRQALYNIQYYGFWSNSGAAAAEKHMGWMRGLYGEMEPYVSKNPRGGAAAIAAVTGSLAVCRSWRGGIWLQGQSCHFEITSFDPEIIK, from the exons atGGCGCGCGGGCAGCGCGACGCCCCGAGTGGGACGGTCGGTGTCGACGGGTTCCTCAGCGGCAGCGGCTTCGGCCTGATGCTACGGATGCACGGCCTCGCCTCCGACCTCGTCGTCGATGCCACCATGGTGAACGCCGAGGGGGAGGCTCCTCGACAGGGCCGCCATGGGGGAGGACCTCTTCTGGGCCATCCGAGGTGGCAGCGGCGGGAACTTCTCCGCGTCGTAGTGCAGAACCAGAACGCGCAGTTCGAGTCCCTGTACCTCGGTAGTCGGTACACGCcttggcctcgtcgccgccatggccgacaCCTTCCCGAGCTCGGCGTGACGGCGAGCGACTGCATCGAGATGATGTGGATCCAGTCCATGCTCTACTTCGCGTTCTACGGCACGGGGAAGCCATTGGAGATGCTCCTGGACAGGGGCACCAGCAAGCAGGGCAAGTACTTGAAGGCCAAGTCCGACTCC GACGGTGCCGGGCTGCTCATCCTCGACCCCTACGGCGGCGAGATGGTCCGCGTCGCGCCAGCGGTGACACCGTTCCCGCACCGGCAGGCGCTCTACAACATCCAGTACTATGGGTTCTGGTCGAatagcggggcggcggcggcggagaagcacATGGGCTGGATGAGAGGGCTCTACGGTGAGATGGAGCCGTACGTGTCCAAGAACCCCAGGGGCGGCGCAGCAGCCATAGCTGCCGTCACAGGATCTCTCGCCGTCTGCCGCTCCTGGCGCGGGGGAATATGGCTCCAGGGGCAATCTTGTCATTTTGAAATCACCTCTTTTGacccggaaataataaaataa
- the NINJA1 gene encoding protein NINJA homolog 1 has translation MDDENGLELSLGLSLGGTSGKSKARDAPLEPKAEPQVEESSSKGVSQTPEAPFVHYYQTNAENQEHSSKQRHSPAAPPFGNFWGQPGSSSVPVADGSNEQKPVSSKRKLLSEEISFQKKPNTAAEQPDAFSKSSDGGVKNAPISISTDDGSTGENEDVAESEAEGSNSWLVAQREDSAKGSVVNRGSDRKRSSDDAAVGFQGKRQPSFSGSESSSGKLPQGNPLSLQASNVVAVPYQVPSQVSAPPSITNASNFTPVCTVQLRPPTNNGLAVTMGSTSQVAFGYPAVQLPTLETSSSWAFGAPPQAMSSFTAKDKVERAGISQADDGKKTQEAGASSSALVEDDKKSDRALPLMGSAIRPGIAPNVKFGGSGSYPDLPWVSTTGTGPNGRTISGVTYKFGRNEVKIVCACHGTHMTPEEFMRHASADAPGQENSATLPAFPVGNQAASAQN, from the exons ATGGACGATGAGAATGGCCTTGAGCTTAGCTTGGGTCTCTCTTTGGGTGGGACATCAGGAAAGTCTAAGGCTAGAGATGCTCCTCTAGAACCTAAAGCAGAGCCTCAAGTGGAAGAGAGCAGTAGCAAAGGTGTTTCACAAACTCCTGAGGCTCCTTTTGTGCATTACTATCAAACAAATGCAGAGAACCAAGAACACAGTAGCAAGCAGAGACACAGCCCTGCTGCACCACCGTTTGGGAACTTTTGGGGACAGCCAGGGAGTTCTTCTGTTCCTGTGGCAGATGGATCCAATGAACAGAAGCCAGTCTCTAGTAAACGGAAATTACTTTCTGAGGAGATAAGTTTTCAGAAGAAACCTAATACAGCTGCTGAGCAACCTGATGCATTTAGTAAGAGCTCTGACGGTGGTGTAAAAAACGCTCCTATTTCAATTAGCACGGATGATGGTTCAACAGGTGAAAACGAGGATGTTGCAGAATCAGAAGCAGAAGGCTCAAACTCTTGGTTGGTTGCACAGCGTGAAGACAGTGCTAAGGGATCTGTTGTCAATAGAGGATCTGACAGAAAACGATCCAGTGATGATGCTGCAGTTGGTTTTCAAGGAAAGAGGCAGCCAAGTTTCTCAGGAAGTGAATCCAGCTCTGGAAAATTGCCACAAGGAAATCCTTTGTCATTGCAAGCATCAAATGTTGTTGCTGTGCCATATCAAGTCCCGTCTCAGGTTTCAGCTCCTCCCAGTATTACCAATGCATCAAATTTCACTCCAGTATGTACAGTGCAGTTGAGGCCACCTACAAACAATGGACTAGCTGTTACAATGGGCAGTACCTCTCAGGTAGCTTTTGGTTATCCAGCTGTCCAGCTACCAACACTTGAAACAAGCTCTTCATGGGCTTTTGGTGCTCCACCTCAGGCTATGTCCTCTTTTACTGCAAAAGACAAAGTTGAACGAGCAGGAATCAGTCAAGCTGACGATGGCAAGAAAACTCAAG AGGCTGGTGCTTCCTCTTCTGCTCTTGTGGAGGATGACAAGAAGTCTGATAGGGCATTACCTCTCATGGGTTCTGCTATAAGGCCAGGCATTGCACCAAATGTCAAATTCGGAGGATCTGGATCGTATCCTGACCTTCCCTGGGTTTCTACCACTGGTACTGGGCCAAATGGCAGAACCATATCAGGTGTAACATATAAGTTTGGCAGAAACGAGGTGAAGATAGTCTGTGCCTGCCATGGCACCCACATGACGCCGGAGGAATTTATGCGGCACGCAAGTGCAGATGCTCCGGGCCAAGAAAATAGTGCAACTTTGCCGGCATTTCCTGTCGGGAACCAAGCAGCCTCAGCCCAAAACTAA
- the LOC4339583 gene encoding branched-chain-amino-acid aminotransferase 5, chloroplastic isoform X2 — protein sequence MYITKCGQDGNFSEGEMIPFGPIALNPSSGVLNYGQGLFEGLKAYRTTDDSILLFRPEENALRMRTGAERMCMPAPSVEQFVDAVKQTVLANKRWVPPTGKGSLYIRPLLMGSGAVLGLAPAPEYTFIIFVSPVGNYFKEGLAPINLIVEDKFHRATPGGTGSVKTIGNYASVLMAQKIAKEKGYSDVLYLDAVHKKYLEEVSSCNIFVVKGNVISTPAVKGTILPGITRKSIIDVALSKGFQVEERLVSVDELLEADEVFCTGTAVVVSPVGSITYQGKRVEYAGNKGVGVVSQQLYTSLTSLQMGQAEDWLGWTVQLS from the exons ATGTATATCACAAAATGCGGACAGGACGGGAATTTTTCTGAGGGTGAAATGATTCCATTTGGACCTATAGCGCTGAACCCATCTTCTGGAGTCCTTAATTACGGACAG GGATTATTTGAAGGTCTAAAAGCATATAGAACAACAGATGACTCTATCTTATTATTTCGCCCGGAGGAAAATGCACTGAGAATGAGAACAGGTGCAGAAAGAATGTGCATGCCTGCGCCTAGTGTTGAGCAGTTTGTGGATGCAGTAAAGCAAACTGTTTTAGCAAACAAGAGATGG GTGCCTCCTACCGGTAAAGGTTCTTTGTATATTAGACCGCTACTCATGGGTAGTGGTGCTGTTCTTGGTCTTGCACCTGCTCCTGAGTATACGTTCATTATATTTGTCTCGCCTGTGGGGAACTACTTTAAG GAAGGTTTAGCTCCAATAAATTTGATAGTTGAAGATAAGTTTCATCGTGCAACCCCTGGTGGAACTGGAAGTGTGAAGACCATAGGAAATTATGCCTCG GTCTTGATGGCACAGAAGATTGCAAAAGAAAAGGGCTATTCTGATGTTCTCTACTTGGATGCTGTTCACAAAAAGTATCTTGAAGAAGTTTCTTCATGTAATATTTTTGTTGTCAAG GGCAATGTCATTTCAACTCCAGCAGTAAAAGGAACAATATTGCCAGGCATCACAAGGAAAAGTATCATTGATGTTGCTCTGAGCAAGGGTTTCCAG GTCGAGGAGCGACTTGTGTCAGTAGATGAGCTGCTTGAAGCTGATGAGGTTTTCTGCACAGGAACTGCTGTCGTAGTGTCTCCTGTGGGTagtattacctatcaagggaaAAG GGTCGAATATGCTGGCAACAAAGGAGTTGGTGTCGTGTCTCAGCAGCTATATACTTCATTAACAAGCCTGCAGATGGGCCAGGCAGAAGATTGGCTAGGCTGGACTGTGCAACTGAGTTAG
- the LOC4339583 gene encoding branched-chain amino acid aminotransferase 2, chloroplastic isoform X1, whose amino-acid sequence MEYGAATRGALLAAAPLSGARRSWLPLSSPPSPPSIQIQNRLYSISSLPLKARGVRRCEASLASDYTKASEVADLDWENLGFGIVQTDYMYITKCGQDGNFSEGEMIPFGPIALNPSSGVLNYGQGLFEGLKAYRTTDDSILLFRPEENALRMRTGAERMCMPAPSVEQFVDAVKQTVLANKRWVPPTGKGSLYIRPLLMGSGAVLGLAPAPEYTFIIFVSPVGNYFKEGLAPINLIVEDKFHRATPGGTGSVKTIGNYASVLMAQKIAKEKGYSDVLYLDAVHKKYLEEVSSCNIFVVKGNVISTPAVKGTILPGITRKSIIDVALSKGFQVEERLVSVDELLEADEVFCTGTAVVVSPVGSITYQGKRVEYAGNKGVGVVSQQLYTSLTSLQMGQAEDWLGWTVQLS is encoded by the exons ATGGAGTACGGTGCAGCAACGCGTGGCGCGCTCCTCGCGGCCGCCCCGCTCTCCGGCGCCCGGCGTAGCTGGTTGCCCCtctcatcgccgccgtcgccgccctctatTCAG ATTCAGAATCGACTTTATTCGATATCGTCGCTTCCACTAAAGGCTCGAGGCGTGAGAAGATGCGAGGCTTCTCTAGCAAGTGACTACAC GAAGGCATCTGAGGTAGCTGATTTAGATTGGGAGAACCTTGGTTTTGGAATCGTGCAGACCGACTACATGTATATCACAAAATGCGGACAGGACGGGAATTTTTCTGAGGGTGAAATGATTCCATTTGGACCTATAGCGCTGAACCCATCTTCTGGAGTCCTTAATTACGGACAG GGATTATTTGAAGGTCTAAAAGCATATAGAACAACAGATGACTCTATCTTATTATTTCGCCCGGAGGAAAATGCACTGAGAATGAGAACAGGTGCAGAAAGAATGTGCATGCCTGCGCCTAGTGTTGAGCAGTTTGTGGATGCAGTAAAGCAAACTGTTTTAGCAAACAAGAGATGG GTGCCTCCTACCGGTAAAGGTTCTTTGTATATTAGACCGCTACTCATGGGTAGTGGTGCTGTTCTTGGTCTTGCACCTGCTCCTGAGTATACGTTCATTATATTTGTCTCGCCTGTGGGGAACTACTTTAAG GAAGGTTTAGCTCCAATAAATTTGATAGTTGAAGATAAGTTTCATCGTGCAACCCCTGGTGGAACTGGAAGTGTGAAGACCATAGGAAATTATGCCTCG GTCTTGATGGCACAGAAGATTGCAAAAGAAAAGGGCTATTCTGATGTTCTCTACTTGGATGCTGTTCACAAAAAGTATCTTGAAGAAGTTTCTTCATGTAATATTTTTGTTGTCAAG GGCAATGTCATTTCAACTCCAGCAGTAAAAGGAACAATATTGCCAGGCATCACAAGGAAAAGTATCATTGATGTTGCTCTGAGCAAGGGTTTCCAG GTCGAGGAGCGACTTGTGTCAGTAGATGAGCTGCTTGAAGCTGATGAGGTTTTCTGCACAGGAACTGCTGTCGTAGTGTCTCCTGTGGGTagtattacctatcaagggaaAAG GGTCGAATATGCTGGCAACAAAGGAGTTGGTGTCGTGTCTCAGCAGCTATATACTTCATTAACAAGCCTGCAGATGGGCCAGGCAGAAGATTGGCTAGGCTGGACTGTGCAACTGAGTTAG